In Carassius carassius chromosome 5, fCarCar2.1, whole genome shotgun sequence, one genomic interval encodes:
- the golga2 gene encoding golgin subfamily A member 2 isoform X2 produces the protein MADQSRQIKLAAAKKKLKEFQQKTTPSTGSAGPKKKRKVKAGDQLDAAADRHLPDNIESILRVSLTNGVSQPHSQDDVDAVSRVSQELEETSAEAVSNPASAVNSDNADNGLQKYTADTNGDEHPLEENRPLSSTESLRQISQQLNGLLSDSTTYINGDSCPPTHSEKELETRHQDLAAALDSSALTNAQLSSRLETLTKQSQELSDQLQKERKEFEQKFSKEQGAMREQLQVHIQTIGILVSEKSELQTALSYTQQAARHKTAEAEDLSSRLQASKQRVSELERTLSSVSSQQKQFEKHNRELEKERDSLRLEVLRFSNVSEETRQQSSELSEQLKLRVNENSALKQEVDELRKRLEMADSMLQQFSGQSGSPSEQQQVQLLLEEKHQLEAHAAQLMESVAQLQVERDQYAAQIQEEGRVWKDKTEQLLSQVRLMSEERDSTAAQIQELQEKITELENAAAVMSKEQELQAVSQASGPSESELVLQETIRSLQEERDALGLQYQAQVRDNEQLSRLVQEQEVRLEELERQAERAAEEAQDRLQILEDVQSDKATISRALAQNRDLKHQLAELQNGFVKLTNENMELTSALQSEQHIKKEIARKIGQLQEDLHNAKEQLQEKCGELVSVQEQRDQCLAQLQQYSAGYQQLVTEREHLHHQFLQQTQLMDRLQHDEVQGKVQLEQSHVQLQEAQEKLKQLARDNEELKTEVQELLNTSHRDHGDGVESHSLPESFQKSHIVIPEDFESREEMEEFIHSAVSRLEEERDEMSRRFEEERRLHHTLRQQMSHEQHHQHHHSTGAAIHSGSDGVSVEVHEALRGAMEKLQERFTALMQEKVDLRERLEELEHRCIQLSGETDTIGEYIALYQNQRAIMKQRHFEKEQYINLLAKDKEEMKAKLAELQDLVMRLVGERNEWYSRYMSAVSNPDLLSSGGEHVHPADGHTDSPAVLDLSAAEEASTASQSSSDPHTQSQSSERPGSAPDGPSLRPTEDGTARQIMQLLQEIQNPQARPAPFLGENPCIPFFYRPDEQDEVKILVV, from the exons GATGATGTGGATGCTGTGAGCCGGGTCTCGCAGGAGCTGGAGGAGACCAGCGCTGAAGCCGTCTCTAACCCTGCTTCTGCTGTTAACTCTGATAACGCTGATAACGGCCTGCAG AAGTACACAGCAGATACAAACGGCGATGAACATCCTCTGGAAGAGAACAG GCCGCTGTCCTCCACCGAGAGCCTGAGACAGATTTCCCAGCAGCTCAACGGACTGCTGTCTGAC TCAAcaacatacatcaatggagacAGCTGTCCGCCGACGCACAGCGAGAAGGAACTGGAG aCTCGTCACCAGGATCTGGCAGCGGCTCTGGACTCCAGCGCGCTCACAAACGCTCAGCTCTCGTCCAGACTCGAGACACTG ACGAAGCAGTCTCAGGAGCTTTCTGATCAACTACAGAAG GAGCGGAAAGAGTTTGAGCAGAAGTTCAGTAAGGAGCAGGGAGCGATGCGTGAACAGCTACAG gttcACATTCAGACCATCGGCATCCTGGTGTCTGAGAAATCAGAGCTACAGACGGCTCTGTCTTACACACAGCAGGCAGCGCGACACAagaccg cgGAGGCAGAGGATCTGAGCTCGCGGCTGCAGGCCAGTAAACAGAGAGTGTCTGAGCTGGAGAGGACTCTGTCTTCAGTCTCCTCACAGCAGAAGCAGTTCGAGAAG CATAACAGAGAGCTTGAGAAGGAGCGAGACAGTCTACGATTAGAGGTCCTGAGGTTCAG TAATGTGAGCGAGGAGACCAGGCAGCAGAGCTCAGAGCTGTCCGAGCAGCTCAAGCTGAGAGTAAATGAGAACAGCGCTTTGAAGCAGGAGGTGGATGAGCTCCGTAAGCGGCTGGAGATGGCTGACAGCATGCTGCAGCAG TTCTCCGGTCAGTCGGGTTCTCCGTCTGAGCAGCAGCAGGTCCAGCTCCTTCTGGAAGAGAAGCACCAGTTAGAGGCTCACGCGGCTCAG ctgatGGAGTCGGTGGCTCAGCTGCAGGTGGAGAGAGATCAGTACGCTGCACAGATACAGGAGGAGGGACGCGTGTGGAAGGACAAAACAGAGCAGCTTCTGTCTCAG gtgcgtCTGATGTCAGAGGAGCGTGACAGCACTGCTGCTCAGATTCAGGAGCTTCAGGAGAAGATCACAGAGCTGGAGAACGCTGCAG CTGTGATGAGTAAAGAGCAGGAGCTGCAGGCCGTGTCACAGGCCTCAGGCCCTTCAGAGAGTGAACTGGTTCTTCAGGAAACCATCCGCAGTCTTCAGGAGGAGAGAGACGCTCTCGGTCTGCAGTACCAGGCTCAG GTGCGAGACAACGAGCAGCTGAGCCGACTGGTGCAGGAACAGGAAGTGAGGCTGGAGGAACTGGAGAGACAGGCAGAACGCGCCGCTGAAGAGGCTCAGGATCGACTGCAGATTCTGGAGGACGTCCAGAGCGACAAGGCCACCATCAGCAGAGCCCTGGCCCAGAACCGAGACCTCAAACACCAGCTGGCCGAGCTGCAGAACGGCTTCGTCAAGCTG ACCAATGAGAACATGGAGCTGACCAGCGCTCTGCAGTCCGAGCAGCACATCAAGAAGGAGATCGCTCGTAAGATCGGTCAGCTGCAGGAAGATCTGCACAATGCCAAAGAACAG CTGCAGGAGAAGTGTGGAGAGCTGGTGTCTGTGCAGGAGCAGAGGGATCAGTGTCTGGCTCAGCTGCAGCAGTACAGCGCTGGTTACCAGCAGCTGGTGACGGAGCGAGAGCATCTGCACCATCAGTTCCTGCAGCAGACGCAGCTGATGGACCGACTGCAGCACGACGAGGTGCAGGGCAAAGTGCAGCTGGAGCAGAGTCACGTGCAGCTGCAGGAGGCGCAG GAGAAACTGAAGCAGCTGGCCAGAGATAACGAGGAGCTGAAGACGGAGGTGCAGGAGCTGCTGAACACCTCACACAGAGACCACG GTGATGGCGTGGAAAGTCATTCTCTCCCGGAGAGCTTCCAGAAGTCACACATCGTCATCCCAGAAGACTTTGAGAGCAGAGAAGAGATG GAGGAGTTCATTCACTCTGCTGTGTCTCGTCTGGAGGAAGAGCGAGATGAGATGAGCCGCCGGTTCGAGGAGGAGAGGAGACTTCATCACACTCTCCGACAGCAGATGAGCCACGAGCagcatcatcagcatcatcacaGCACAGGTGCAGCTATACACT CAGGCTCTGACGGGGTCTCGGTGGAGGTGCACGAGGCTCTGCGGGGGGCCATGGAGAAACTCCAGGAGCGTTTCACAGCACTGATGCAGGAGAAGGTGGATCTGAGGGAGAGACTGGAGGAGCTGGAGCACCGCTGCATTCAGCTGTCAGGAGAAACAGACACCATtg gtgaatACATCGCGCTGTATCAGAACCAGAGAGCCATCATGAAACAAAGACACTTTGAGAAAGAGCAGTACATCAACCTGCTGGCCAAAGACAAGGAGGAGATGAAG gcgaAGCTCGCGGAGCTGCAGGATCTGGTCATGCGTCTGGTGGGCGAGCGGAATGAGTGGTACAGCAGATACATGAGCGCCGTCAGTAACCCTGACCTCCTGTCCTCTGGAGGAGAACACGTCCATCCTGCTGACGGACACACGGATAGCCCAG CCGTTCTGGACCTGAGCGCAGCGGAGGAGGCGTCTACAGCGTCTCAGTCCAGCTCAGACCCACACACTCAATCCCAGAGTTCAGAGAGACCAGGATCTGCTCCGGACGGCCCGTCCCTGAGACCCACAGAGGACGGCACGGCCCGCCAGATCATGCAGCTCCTGCAGGAGATCCAGAACCCTCAGGCCAGACCCGCTCCCTTCCTGGGAGAGAACCCCTGCATCCCCTTCTTCTACCGGCCGGACGAACAAGACGAGGTCAAGATCCTGGTGGTCTGA